The Populus nigra chromosome 14, ddPopNigr1.1, whole genome shotgun sequence genome has a segment encoding these proteins:
- the LOC133673345 gene encoding beta-1,4-xylosyltransferase IRX14-like, translating to MKFSLLQQSYNNRRSGSFRGSSAPLDSSPDNTIKSPAAIFWLFLHGICCLISLVLGFRFSRLVFFFLFSTSTTTTLYVTTPFHPLSKTSDISNPLTNSANDLPVINKTVSSRVVVGRHGIRIRPWPHPNPSEVIKAHQIIERVQREQSNQFGVKSPRSLIVVTPTYVRTFQTLHMTGVMHSLMLLPYDVVWIVVEAGGVTNETALIIAKSGVKTLHIGFNQKMPNSWEGRHRLETKMRLRALRVVREEKMDGIVMFADDSNMHSMELFDELQNVKWFGAVSVGILVHSGGADETLLTAAAAMVDKEAEENLPNPVVPVQGPACNASNKLVGWHTFNSLPYEGKSAVYIDDRATVLPRKLEWAGFVLNSRLLWKEAEDKPEWVKDMDLVDENIENPLALLKDPSMVEPLGSCGRQVLLWWLRVEARADSKFPPGWIIDPPLEITVPSKRTPWPDAPPELPSNEKISVNQEQTAKRSSKTRSPRSKRSSRSKRKHEAMLVETQVSARHSEQN from the exons ATGAAATTCTCCTTGCTACAGCAGAGCTACAACAACCGCCGAAGCGGCAGTTTCAGAGGATCATCTGCGCCGTTAGATTCATCACCGGACAACACAATCAAATCACCAGCCGCTATTTTCTGGCTCTTTTTACATGGCATTTGTTGTCTCATCAGTCTCGTCCTCGGCTTTCGCTTCTCTCGTctcgttttcttcttcctcttctctaCCTCCACGACTACAACTCTCTATGTAACGACACCGTTTCACCCTCTCAGCAAAACATCCGACATTTCCAATCCCTTAACCAATAGTGCTAATGATCTTCCGGTGATCAACAAAACGGTGAGTTCGAGAGTTGTTGTCGGGCGGCACGGGATCCGGATCCGGCCATGGCCGCACCCGAACCCGAGTGAAGTAATAAAAGCGCATCAGATAATAGAGAGAGTTCAAAGAGAGCAGAGTAATCAATTCGGTGTTAAGAGTCCTAGGAGTCTTATCGTAGTCACGCCTACTTACGTGCGGACTTTCCAGACTTTACATATGACTGGTGTTATGCATTCTCTGATGTTGCTCCCCTACGACGTCGTCTGGATCGTGGTGGAGGCCGGTGGGGTCACCAATGAAACAGCATTGATTATTGCCAAATCCGGCGTTAAGACTCTTCATATTGGATTTAATCAGAAAATGCCGAATTCTTGGGAAGGAAGGCACAGATTGGAGACTAAAATGCGGCTTCGCGCTTTgag AGTTGTGAGAGAGGAGAAGATGGATGGAATAGTGATGTTTGCGGATGATAGTAATATGCATAGTATGGAGCTGTTTGATGAGTTACAAAATGTGAAGTGGTTTGGTGCGGTTTCAGTTGGGATTCTTGTTCATTCAGGTGGTGCTGATGAGACGTTATtaactgctgctgctgctatggTTGACAAGGAGGCGGAAGAAAATTTGCCTAATCCAGTAGTGCCTGTTCAGGGTCCGGCTTGTAATGCTTCTAACAAATTGGTTGGTTGGCATACGTTTAATTCGTTACCGTATGAGGGGAAGAGTGCGGTATATATTGATGATAGGGCTACGGTGTTGCCTAGGAAGCTGGAGTGGGCTGGGTTTGTGTTGAATTCGAGGCTTCTTTGGAAGGAAGCTGAAGATAAACCAGAATGGGTTAAGGATATGGATTTGGTTGATGAGAATATAGAGAATCCTTTAGCTCTGCTGAAGGATCCTTCCATGGTGGAGCCACTTGGGAGCTGTGGGCGACAAGTTTTGCTCTGGTGGCTCCGTGTTGAGGCTCGTGCTGATAGCAAATTCCCTCCAGG GTGGATAATTGACCCACCTTTGGAAATTACTGTGCCATCGAAGCGAACACCATGGCCCGATGCCCCTCCTGAACTGCCTTCCAATGAAAAGATATCAGTTAACCAAGAACAGACTGCTAAGCGTTCTTCAAAGACTCGATCACCCAGATCAAAACGCAGTTCAAGAAGTAAGAGAAAGCATGAAGCAATGTTGGTGGAGACACAGGTTTCTGCAAGGCATtctgaacaaaattga
- the LOC133673346 gene encoding cysteine proteinase mucunain-like: MALAISTLLFLFFTVSSALDMSIFNHGDNHLNHDQSSWRSDDEVMSIYKWWLQKHGKAYNKLGETAKRFEIFKNNLRFIDEHNSQNRTYKVGLTKFADLTNQEYRAMFLGMRSDPKRRLMKSKNPSERYAFKAGDKLPESVDWRGKGAVNPIKDQGSCGSCWAFSTVAAVEGINQIVTGELISLSEQELVDCDRFYNEGCNGGLMDYAFQFIINNGGLDTEKDYPYLGNDDTCDRDKMKTKAVSIDGFEDVLPFDEKALQKAVAHQPVSVAIEASGMALQFYQSGVFTGECGTALDHGVVVVGYGTEKGLDYWLVRNSWGTEWGEHGYIKMQRNVRDTYTGRCGIAMESSYPVKNGQNTAKPYLADESAGEKISSI; encoded by the exons ATGGCACTCGCCATATCAAcccttctcttccttttcttcactGTATCATCCGCCTTGGACATGTCAATCTTTAACCATGGCGACAATCACCTAAACCATGATCAGTCGAGCTGGAGAAGCGATGATGAGGTGATGAGTATATACAAATGGTGGCTTCAAAAGCATGGTAAAGCATACAACAAGCTAGGAGAGACGGCAAAAAGGTTTGAAATCTTTAAGAACAATTTGAGATTCATTGATGAACATAACTCTCAAAACCGTACGTACAAAGTTGGGTTGACCAAGTTTGCTGATCTTACCAACCAAGAGTACCGTGCCATGTTCTTGGGCATGAGGAGTGACCCAAAGCGTAGATTAATGAAGTCCAAAAACCCGAGTGAAAGGTACGCTTTCAAGGCTGGAGACAAGCTGCCAGAATCTGTGGATTGGAGAGGAAAAGGAGCTGTCAATCCGATCAAAGATCAAGGAAGTTGTG GTAGTTGCTGGGCTTTTTCAACAGTAGCTGCTGTGGAAGGAATAAACCAGATTGTAACAGGGGAGCTGATCTCTCTATCAGAACAGGAACTTGTAGACTGTGACAGGTTCTATAATGAAGGTTGCAATGGAGGCCTCATGGACTACGCATTCCAATTCATTATCAACAATGGTGGCCTGGACACCGAAAAGGACTATCCATATCTAGGCAATGATGATACATGTGACAGAGACAAG ATGAAAACCAAGGCTGTTAGCATTGATGGGTTTGAGGATGTTTTGCCTTTTGACGAGAAAGCATTGCAGAAAGCTGTGGCACATCAGCCAGTTAGTGTTGCCATTGAAGCCAGTGGCATGGCCTTACAATTCTACCAGTCT GGAGTGTTCACTGGTGAATGTGGGACAGCTCTAGACCatggtgttgttgttgttggataTGGCACGGAGAAAGGACTGGATTATTGGCTTGTTAGGAACTCATGGGGCACAGAATGGGGCGAGCATGGATACATCAAGATGCAACGTAACGTCCGCGACACATACACTGGCAGATGTGGGATTGCAATGGAATCTTCATACCCAGTCAAGAATGGCCAGAACACTGCTAAACCTTACTTGGCTGATGAAAGCGCAGGTGAGAAGATCAGCAGTATTTGA